The genomic interval AAAGAGCACGGTAAAGGCAAACACTAATCGCTACGCTTCAAGCGCTTAGAGGGTTTTGCTTCTAAGCGTGATACGTGGCTAAAATTTGAGCTAAATCGGTTATAATTACAGAAAAACTAAAGGAATTTTCCATGAAAACGTATGCATGTGGACATATTAATCCCGATTCTGATTCTGTTGTATCAGCCATTTCCCTCTCGTATCTCAAAACCCAACTAGGTGAGACATGTATTCCCGCTCGTCAAGGCGAACTTAGCCCTGAGACAGAGTTCATTTTAAAGACGTTTAATCTTGAAAAACCGCTGTTAAAAAATGATTTTTCAGGCGACAATCTTTACATTACCGACTATTCCGACCTTGCGCAAGCACCTCACAATCTCAAAGAGACGAATATCTTAGGGATTATTGATCACCATAAACTAGGTGACATTACCACAACGACACCCCTTGAGTGCTGGATTCGCCCTGTTGGGTGTACCAATACGATCGTCAAAGAGATGTTTGACCACTATAAAATTCAAATTCCAAAAGAGATTGCGGGTGGGATGATGCTAGCCATTCTCAGTGACACCGTTTTGTTCAAATCCCCAACCTGCACCAAAGTCGACACCAAAGCGGTGAAAGAGTTAGCGATAATTGCAGGTGTGGTTGATTTTAAAGCGTTAGGTATGGAGATGTTTTTAGTCAAATCGGCTGTGAAAGGTGCAAGTCCACGCTCCTTGTTACTTCGCGATTACAAAGACTTTGAAATGGGTGGTCATAAAATTGGCATCGGTCAACTTGAAGTGGTCGATCTCAAAGTGTTTGATGAGATGAAAGAGGCACTTTTTGCCGATATGAAAGCCTACAAAGAAGAGGGCGGACGCCATACGGTCATGCTTTTGTTAACCGACATTATGATTGAAGGGTCTCAATTTTTAGTCGTGAGTGATGATGAAAGTGTGATTGAAAAAGCAATGAATACAAAACTTGTAAACCACGAAATGTGGGTTGATGGCGTATTGAGCCGTAAAAAACAGGTCATTCCTGTTATGGAAAAGCAGTTCTAAAAGCGT from Sulfurospirillum multivorans DSM 12446 carries:
- a CDS encoding manganese-dependent inorganic pyrophosphatase; the protein is MKTYACGHINPDSDSVVSAISLSYLKTQLGETCIPARQGELSPETEFILKTFNLEKPLLKNDFSGDNLYITDYSDLAQAPHNLKETNILGIIDHHKLGDITTTTPLECWIRPVGCTNTIVKEMFDHYKIQIPKEIAGGMMLAILSDTVLFKSPTCTKVDTKAVKELAIIAGVVDFKALGMEMFLVKSAVKGASPRSLLLRDYKDFEMGGHKIGIGQLEVVDLKVFDEMKEALFADMKAYKEEGGRHTVMLLLTDIMIEGSQFLVVSDDESVIEKAMNTKLVNHEMWVDGVLSRKKQVIPVMEKQF